A stretch of Janibacter endophyticus DNA encodes these proteins:
- a CDS encoding GNAT family N-acetyltransferase produces MAVRTRIADPAPGGPTLTDTVGEVVAVGEEHLTLATRRGEVRLPLADVVAARVIPPRPSRRGAPHRAIGIEDLHLVMTQGNPGLEVGWLGEPGQGWMLRAGGGYTGRANSALPLGDPGMPDDEAVERVVAWYRERDLVPLVQVPLPTHLDWSQDPFAAGLMDAGWRRLTPTLVMTGRSEHLASATVGPGAPTVADARVEVTREDGLTDEWLAVASPVALARAEAARAVLSAPRDQAFLIARDPDGTAVGVARVALDAGWAGLYGVHVVPGRRRRGIGAALTAAAGRIALERGVVLSYLQVEEPNTGAVALYERAGLTTHHRYAYLRLDG; encoded by the coding sequence ATGGCGGTCCGGACCCGCATCGCCGACCCCGCGCCGGGCGGCCCCACCCTCACCGACACCGTCGGCGAGGTCGTCGCCGTCGGCGAGGAGCACCTCACCCTGGCGACCCGACGGGGCGAGGTGCGGCTGCCCCTCGCGGACGTCGTCGCGGCCCGCGTCATCCCGCCCCGGCCGAGCCGACGCGGCGCCCCGCACCGGGCGATCGGCATCGAGGACCTCCACCTCGTCATGACCCAGGGGAACCCCGGCCTCGAGGTGGGGTGGCTGGGTGAGCCGGGTCAGGGGTGGATGCTGCGAGCCGGTGGCGGGTACACGGGCCGGGCCAACTCCGCGCTCCCCCTCGGCGACCCCGGCATGCCCGACGACGAGGCCGTCGAGCGGGTCGTCGCCTGGTACCGCGAGCGCGACCTCGTCCCGCTGGTCCAGGTACCGCTGCCGACCCACCTCGACTGGTCGCAGGACCCCTTCGCCGCGGGGCTCATGGACGCCGGGTGGCGACGGCTCACGCCGACCCTGGTCATGACGGGCCGCTCCGAGCACCTTGCGTCCGCCACCGTGGGGCCTGGGGCACCCACGGTGGCGGACGCAAGGGTGGAGGTGACCCGCGAGGACGGCCTGACCGACGAGTGGCTGGCGGTCGCCTCACCCGTCGCGCTCGCGAGAGCGGAGGCGGCGCGGGCCGTGCTCTCGGCGCCACGCGACCAGGCCTTCCTCATCGCGCGCGACCCCGACGGCACCGCGGTCGGCGTCGCCCGGGTGGCCCTCGACGCCGGCTGGGCGGGGCTCTACGGGGTGCACGTCGTGCCGGGGCGCCGACGCCGCGGCATCGGCGCGGCCCTCACCGCGGCGGCCGGGCGGATCGCGCTGGAGCGCGGGGTCGTGCTCAGCTACCTCCAGGTCGAGGAGCCCAACACCGGCGCGGTCGCGCTCTACGAGCGGGCCGGCCTGACGACGCACCACCGCTACGCCTACCTACGGCTCGACGGCTAG
- a CDS encoding AMP-binding protein: protein MPLALAPTRPTTTRSIDRWVDQPTLDVDAAALVADGRVVSHRELDRLVAHAAATLPPATEGRLLVRVPLGRDLPGIVAHLAVQRAGHVGLLTRPGAETPAPWTPDLTATGELRSPFARLTGTPAHVLHPDLAVLLPTSGSTGSSKLVRISRSALSANAHGIAEALHLRASDRAALALPLHYCFGLSVLHSHLVSGGSVALSEAPVTDPRFWRDVAGSTILPVVPHTLDLLDAAGDLDALPSSIRLVTQAGGALGATRLARVRAVEACSSWQLVVMYGQTEATARMTVLDPAEGARPAGVVGRPVAGSSVRIDTTVPEAKGEVGEIVFRGPGVMLGYAVEPADLALGGWTPELRTGDLGRLDDEGLLHVVGRRSAVAKILGLRVDLDHVADRLHTAGVEACVTSDDQRLLVTTTATDADAVATEAARCSGLTTAQVVVATVPTLPRTASGKPDRARCAALALAAVEDGSGAADGDLATRASAALAAALGRPVRLERSFADQGGDSFSLVRATLGLEAVLGPLPRGWHQRPLTDLVRAAAQRPRRRWPDRWTRSVETSVLVRALAVLAICATHVGLTDLPGGAHTLLVVAGYHLAAFTLVAPTLAQRWRRTGALLVGIALPASAVALAVHLTTGAYGWANVVHLNWLLGRVEWGPRIELWFVEALLAAIVVLAGLLSIPPLARLVARRPWECAMALTALALVPRYVLVPEGTGPTRGLPGTVFWLVAAGVALALTRRPLHTWLTLALLAVGLAGFFQTTSRGLTVLALVALVALVPRVRVPRPAVPALGALAGASLHIYLVQFQVFTRVDSDWLGLLASVAAGLVLAAVSEPVVRRATRRVTDARPGARATPFAPAPRTLRALPVRPRRSHP, encoded by the coding sequence GTGCCGCTTGCTCTCGCGCCCACGCGGCCCACCACGACGCGCAGCATCGACCGGTGGGTCGATCAGCCCACCCTCGACGTCGACGCCGCGGCCCTCGTCGCCGACGGCCGGGTCGTCAGCCACCGCGAGCTGGACCGCCTCGTGGCCCACGCCGCCGCGACGCTGCCGCCCGCCACGGAGGGCCGCCTCCTCGTCCGGGTGCCGCTCGGCCGCGACCTCCCCGGGATCGTCGCGCACCTCGCCGTCCAGCGCGCCGGGCACGTCGGGCTCCTCACGCGCCCCGGCGCCGAGACCCCCGCCCCGTGGACACCCGACCTCACCGCGACGGGCGAGCTGCGCTCCCCCTTCGCCCGGCTGACCGGCACCCCGGCGCACGTCCTGCACCCCGACCTCGCGGTCCTCCTGCCCACCTCCGGCAGCACCGGCTCGTCCAAGCTCGTCCGGATCTCCCGGTCGGCGCTGTCGGCCAACGCCCACGGCATCGCCGAGGCGCTCCACCTGCGCGCGAGCGACCGGGCCGCCCTCGCCCTGCCGCTGCACTACTGCTTCGGGCTCTCGGTGCTCCACTCTCACCTCGTCTCCGGCGGCAGCGTCGCGCTGAGCGAGGCGCCGGTGACCGACCCCCGCTTCTGGCGCGACGTCGCAGGCTCGACCATCCTGCCGGTCGTCCCCCACACCCTCGACCTGCTCGACGCAGCCGGTGACCTCGACGCGCTCCCCTCCTCGATCCGGCTCGTCACCCAGGCCGGTGGCGCGCTCGGCGCGACCCGTCTCGCCCGGGTGCGCGCGGTCGAGGCGTGCTCGTCCTGGCAGCTCGTCGTGATGTACGGCCAGACCGAGGCGACCGCCCGGATGACCGTCCTCGACCCCGCCGAGGGTGCGCGCCCCGCCGGGGTCGTCGGCCGTCCGGTCGCCGGCTCCTCCGTCCGCATCGACACCACCGTCCCGGAGGCGAAGGGGGAGGTCGGCGAGATCGTCTTCCGCGGCCCGGGCGTCATGCTCGGCTACGCCGTCGAGCCGGCCGACCTCGCACTCGGGGGCTGGACCCCCGAGCTGCGCACCGGAGACCTCGGCCGGCTCGACGACGAGGGCCTGCTGCACGTCGTCGGGCGGCGCTCCGCCGTCGCCAAGATCCTCGGGCTGCGCGTCGACCTCGACCACGTCGCCGACCGGCTGCACACGGCGGGGGTCGAGGCCTGCGTGACCTCCGACGACCAACGCCTCCTCGTGACGACGACCGCGACCGACGCCGACGCTGTCGCCACGGAGGCGGCCCGCTGCTCGGGCCTCACCACGGCCCAGGTCGTCGTCGCCACCGTCCCGACGCTGCCCCGGACCGCGAGCGGCAAGCCCGACCGCGCCCGGTGCGCCGCGCTCGCCCTCGCCGCGGTCGAGGACGGCTCCGGCGCGGCCGACGGCGACCTCGCGACCCGGGCCAGCGCTGCCCTCGCCGCGGCCCTCGGACGTCCGGTCCGGCTGGAGCGCTCCTTCGCCGACCAGGGCGGCGACTCCTTCTCCCTCGTGCGCGCCACGCTCGGGCTCGAGGCGGTGCTCGGCCCGCTCCCCCGCGGCTGGCACCAGCGCCCGCTCACCGATCTCGTCCGGGCCGCGGCGCAGCGACCGCGTCGGCGGTGGCCCGACCGCTGGACCCGCTCGGTGGAGACGAGCGTCCTCGTCCGGGCCCTGGCGGTGCTCGCCATCTGCGCGACGCACGTCGGCCTCACCGACCTCCCCGGCGGCGCGCACACCCTCCTCGTCGTCGCCGGCTACCACCTCGCCGCCTTCACCCTCGTCGCCCCGACCCTCGCCCAGCGGTGGCGGCGGACCGGGGCGCTCCTCGTCGGCATCGCCCTGCCGGCGAGCGCCGTCGCGCTGGCCGTGCACCTCACGACCGGCGCCTACGGCTGGGCCAACGTCGTCCACCTCAACTGGCTGCTCGGGCGGGTCGAGTGGGGACCGCGCATCGAGCTGTGGTTCGTCGAGGCGCTGCTCGCGGCGATCGTCGTCCTCGCCGGTCTGCTGAGCATCCCGCCGCTCGCACGCCTCGTCGCGCGCCGCCCGTGGGAGTGCGCGATGGCGCTCACGGCCCTCGCCCTCGTCCCGCGCTACGTCCTCGTGCCCGAGGGCACCGGACCCACGCGTGGCCTGCCCGGCACCGTCTTCTGGCTCGTCGCGGCCGGGGTGGCCCTCGCGCTCACCCGACGGCCGCTGCACACCTGGCTCACGCTGGCCCTGCTCGCCGTCGGCCTGGCCGGCTTCTTCCAGACGACGAGCCGCGGACTGACCGTCCTCGCCCTCGTGGCCCTCGTCGCCCTCGTCCCCCGGGTCCGGGTCCCCCGCCCCGCCGTCCCCGCGCTCGGCGCCCTCGCCGGAGCGTCGCTGCACATCTACCTCGTCCAGTTCCAGGTCTTCACCCGGGTCGACTCCGACTGGCTCGGCCTGCTCGCCTCGGTGGCCGCCGGCCTCGTCCTCGCCGCCGTGAGCGAGCCTGTCGTCCGCCGGGCCACCCGGCGCGTCACCGACGCCCGTCCGGGGGCCCGGGCCACCCCCTTCGCCCCCGCGCCCCGCACCCTGCGGGCGCTGCCCGTCCGACCCCGGAGGTCCCACCCATGA
- a CDS encoding 4'-phosphopantetheinyl transferase family protein produces MRSPSVSTSPALVRWLSVADVDPAWHGLLDAGERGRYEVKGSDAERARFLGAAVLMREVAAELAGCDRADVGLHRACPDCAEPHGRPVPTGAAAGWHVSASHSGLHVLVAGAGRPVGVDVEVVRAAPPSPRLLERVLAPQERAPTEPEEFAHLWAAKEAYLKAIGTGLALSMSRVVVDAGEVGLRDETHPAGRLTRLDAPDGVVGWLCVL; encoded by the coding sequence GTGCGAAGTCCGTCCGTCTCCACCTCCCCGGCGCTCGTCCGGTGGCTCTCCGTCGCGGACGTCGACCCGGCCTGGCACGGCCTCCTCGACGCGGGGGAGCGCGGCCGCTACGAGGTCAAGGGCAGCGACGCCGAGCGGGCTCGGTTCCTCGGTGCTGCCGTCCTCATGCGGGAGGTCGCGGCCGAGCTCGCGGGGTGCGACCGTGCCGATGTCGGCCTGCACCGCGCGTGCCCGGACTGCGCCGAGCCGCACGGCCGCCCCGTCCCGACCGGGGCCGCCGCCGGCTGGCACGTGAGCGCCTCCCACTCCGGCCTGCACGTCCTCGTCGCCGGCGCCGGCCGACCCGTCGGGGTGGACGTCGAGGTGGTCCGGGCGGCACCCCCTTCGCCCCGGCTGCTCGAGCGGGTCCTCGCGCCGCAGGAGCGGGCGCCGACCGAGCCGGAGGAGTTCGCCCATCTCTGGGCGGCCAAGGAGGCCTACCTCAAGGCGATCGGGACCGGGCTGGCCCTGTCGATGTCGCGGGTCGTCGTCGATGCGGGCGAGGTCGGGCTGCGCGACGAGACTCACCCGGCCGGGCGGCTCACCCGGCTCGACGCCCCGGACGGGGTCGTCGGCTGGCTCTGCGTGCTCTAG
- a CDS encoding iron ABC transporter substrate-binding protein, with translation MNRRSFLTAVVLTGSLALTACGSSEDGEAYTPDPEALQIYSSQHDNVTKAWAEAFTKKTGIKTQVRQGKDASMGHQIVEEGDRSPADVFLTENSPAMTLVDSAGLLAPVDAATLQAIPKDRRPSSQTWTAIAARSTVLVYNPDKISEDELPTSLMDLQRPEWKDRWGCGASGADFQAIVAGMLADQGEEKTTAWLEALKDGARIYQNNIATMKAVNAGEVPVGVMYHYYWYRDQAGTKEGSGSTKLHYFKNEDPGAFVSLSGGGVLKSSDKAEQAQQFLAYVTSPEGQQVLVDSGSMEYAVAEGVDSDPALPPLDSLEAPPVDPFGLSSEKVTELMTDAGIL, from the coding sequence ATGAACCGTCGCTCGTTCCTCACCGCCGTCGTCCTCACCGGGTCGCTCGCCCTGACCGCCTGCGGCAGCTCCGAGGACGGCGAGGCCTACACGCCCGACCCCGAGGCGCTGCAGATCTACTCCTCGCAGCACGACAACGTCACCAAGGCCTGGGCCGAGGCCTTCACGAAGAAGACCGGCATCAAGACCCAGGTCCGGCAGGGCAAGGACGCCTCGATGGGGCACCAGATCGTCGAGGAGGGTGACCGGTCGCCCGCCGACGTCTTCCTCACCGAGAACAGCCCGGCGATGACCCTCGTCGACAGCGCTGGGCTCCTCGCCCCCGTCGACGCGGCGACCCTGCAGGCCATCCCCAAGGACCGGCGCCCCTCCTCCCAGACGTGGACCGCCATCGCGGCCCGCTCCACCGTCCTCGTCTACAACCCCGACAAGATCTCCGAGGACGAGCTCCCCACCTCGCTCATGGACCTCCAGCGGCCGGAGTGGAAGGACCGCTGGGGCTGCGGCGCCTCCGGCGCGGACTTCCAGGCCATCGTCGCGGGGATGCTCGCCGACCAGGGCGAGGAGAAGACGACCGCCTGGCTCGAGGCCCTCAAGGACGGAGCCCGGATCTACCAGAACAACATCGCCACGATGAAGGCCGTCAACGCCGGTGAGGTCCCCGTCGGCGTCATGTACCACTACTACTGGTACCGCGACCAGGCCGGGACCAAGGAGGGCTCGGGCAGCACGAAGCTCCACTACTTCAAGAACGAGGACCCGGGGGCCTTCGTCTCCCTCTCCGGCGGCGGCGTGCTCAAGAGCTCGGACAAGGCCGAGCAGGCGCAGCAGTTCCTCGCCTACGTCACGAGCCCCGAGGGCCAGCAGGTGCTCGTCGACTCCGGGTCGATGGAGTACGCCGTCGCCGAGGGCGTCGACTCCGACCCGGCCCTCCCGCCGCTGGACTCCCTCGAGGCCCCGCCCGTCGACCCCTTCGGCCTGAGCTCGGAGAAGGTCACCGAGCTCATGACCGACGCCGGGATCCTCTAG